In Arthrobacter sp. Marseille-P9274, the sequence GACAGCAGTGACGAGGCCGATCGCCGCCGCGTCCCCGCCGAGGGCCAGGATCTTGTACGAAATCACCGGGCGGGCCAGGTTCAGCGCGGTCTGCGTCAGGACGGCCGCGCCGATCAGCACCAAGAGCCATAATGCGGGCTTTTGTGCTTCGGCGGCCGGCATCTGGCGTGTGGCTCCTCGGTGCAGTTCTGGTCGGGCTCGGGCTCCCCTATTCTGCCGCACGCCGAACCGTTCACCGCATAACCGTTGCGGGTCGTGTCCCCCGATGGTCGAATAGGGACCATGGCCAACGGCGCAACCACCCTGCTCGCGATCGGCACGAAGAAGGGTCTCTGGCTGGCGACCAGCCAGGACCGGGCTAACTGGACCTTGTCCGAGCCGCACTTTTTGATGAACGAGGTGCCCAGCATCGGAATCGACCGGCGCGGCGGCCGGACCCGGCTGCTCGTGGGTGCCCGCTCCGAGCACTGGGGCCCCACGGTCTTCCACTCGGACGACCTTGGCGCTACTTGGACCGAACCGGAGCAGGGCGCGATCCGCTTCGCGGAGGAGGACGGCGCCGCGCTCGAACGGATCTGGCAGCTCTATCCGGACGCCGAGGACCGGCCGGGCGTGGTGTGGGCGGGCTGCGAGCCGATCTCGGTGTGGAAATCCACGGACGGCGGCGAGCATTTCGAACTGAACCGCAGCCTGTGGAACCATCCGGACAAGGAGCAGTGGGGTGCCGGCTTCGGCGGCGCGGCCGCCCATTCCGTCCTGCCCAGCCCCGCGGATCCGCAGACCGTCCACATCGCCATGAGCACCGGCGGCGTCTACCGGAGCACCGACGGCGGGCAGAACTGGACCGCGCGCAACCACGGCATCTCCGCGTACTTCATGCCGGACCCGAATCCCGAGGTGGGCCAGTGCGTCCACAAGATCGCGCGGGATGCCGGCAAACCCGAGACCCTGTTCGCGCAGAACCACCACGGCGTCTACCGCTCGGACGACAACGCGGACACGTGGGTCTCGATCGCGGACGGGCTGCCCACGGACTTCGGCTTCGTCATGCTCACGCATCCGCGCACGTCCGGCACGGCGTGGGTGGTCCCGATCAAGGCGGACGGCGAGCGGATTCCGCCGGAGGGACACCTTGCGGTGCACCGGACCAACGACGGCGGTGCCTCCTGGACGCGGTTGTCCACCGGTTTGCCGGACAGCGACTTCAATGCAGTGCTGCGCGACGCCGCGGGTGTGGACCAGGCGGAGCCTGCGGGCGTGTACTTCGGCACCCGCGGCGGCAGCGTCTATGCCAGCGCGGACGAGGGCGACGTCTTCGTGGAGGTCGCCTCGCACCTGCCGGACGTGCTGTGCGTCCGCGCGGCCACACTGAGTTAGGAGCGCCATGGCGCAGCAAGAAACGCAGGTGGTCACCGTCGTCGTACCCAGCCTGCTGGCGAAGGCGATGGACGACCGGCGGGAACTGCAGGTGGGCCTGGACGAGCCGGCCACGGTTGCCGGCGTGCTGGACCGGCTCGCGGCGGACTACCCCGTGTTCGGCCGCCGGGTGCGCAACGAGCTCGGCGACATCCGCCGCTATGTGAACCTGTACGTGGACGGCGAGGACATCCGCGGGCTGGACGGGATTGGCACGCAGCTTCGCCCCGGCCAGGAACTTCTGATCATCCAGTCGGTGGCGGGCGGGTAGCGTTATGTGGCTCCAGGGTCTAGAACTGGAAGGGCCACAGGAAACAGCACTGCACGGAAAGGGAGGGGCACCATGACCAGCAGCAGCAACGAGCCTTATTCGCCCGAGGCGGAGGAAGCCGACCGCCAGTGGCAGCAGATGCCCGCGGGGCCGGAGGACGACGGCGACGAGGTCCTGGCCCCTCCCCCTGCCGCGCCCGAGGCCAACGAGGCCGACCTGCTCGAGCAGTCCCTCCCGGTGAATCCGGACGAGGATGACGAATATCCGCACGGCGCCGCGGAGGAATACGCCGCCGAGGAATACGCCGCCGAGGAATACGAGGAGTAGGCGGCCGGCAGGCGGCTCCCCCGGCGAGGGCGGCTCCGCCTTCAAACAGCATCCATTGCGCAGCTGCGGCCCTTTCCAATGCCGGAAAGGGCCGCAGCTGCTTGTGATTCCCCGGGAAGGTGCGGGCCTACGGGAAGATGCTCTCCAGGTCCGGCTCCTTGCTCAGGGTGCCGTACTTGACGGCGGCGTCGGCCAGCTTCTGCGCGGCCTCCATGTTGAAGTCCTTGCGGAAGGTCGGCAGCGCCATCTCGGCCCGGTCCGCCTCTTCGATCTTGGTGTAGGTGCCGACGATGTCCCGGACCTCCTGCGGATTCTCCTGCGCGTACTCCAGCGACTTGTTCATCGCCGACTGGAACTTGGCGACGAGCTCCGGATCGCTGCTGACCTTGTCCCCGGTGGTGAAGTAGCCGGAGATGTCGAGCTTCGGGTCGAAGTCGGCGAAGTTGTAGGAAACCACGCGGCCGCCGTCCGCCACGGCCTTGGACAGGAACGGCTCGAGGATCCACGCGGCGTCGACCTGGCCGTTGGACAGCGCGGCGGGGGCGTCGGGGAAGCCGACCTCGACGAACTTGATACTGTCGGGATCGCCGCCGTCGGCCTCGACTACGCTGCGGATGGTGGTATCGCCGATGTTGGACAGGGTGTTGACCGAGACGGTCTTGCCGGCGAGGTCCTTGGGCGACTTGATGTCCGAATCGTCCTTGACCACGACGCCGCTGAAGTCCTTCTGGGTATCGCCGGACGTGGAGTTGCCGTTGGCGACGAGCTTGATGTCCAGGCCCTTGTCGTTGGCCACCATGACCGAGACGAGGTTGCCGAAGGAGAAGTCGAAGCCGCCGCTGACCACGGCCGGGATGGCTGCAGCACCGCCGGCGACGGTCTGGATGTCCAGGTCGAGCCCTTCCTCCTTGAAGAAGCCCTTCTCATCGCCCAGGTACAGCGGGGCGGTGTCAACGATCGGGATGACTCCCACGGTGACCTTGGTGAGGTCACCGCCAGGCGCGGACTCGCTGCCCTGGGGCGCTTCCCCGCCGCTGGGCGAGCCCGACCCGCAGGCCGCCAGGCCGAGCGCGGAGACGCCGGCCATGAGAGTCAAGAGCGTTCGTTTCATGTCACTTCCTCGTGTTTTAAGGTGCGGCAGCGCGGGCGCACTCCCCCAAACGGAGCACGCAAAAAGCGTGCGGCGCTGCTGTCACCACTGTGCGGCAATGTGTCGACGACCACATTCTAATTCTGACAGGCAGAATTATTCAGCAGGCGGCGGCCGATCGAGGAGCCCGTGTCGCTACCCGCCCGGCGGCCCTAAGCTTCTGATATGCAGAACACGAAGGTCCAGCGCACCAAGCCGACCTACGCCATCGAAGCCGTGGACAACGCGCTGCAGCTGCTGCAACTGCTGCGGGACCTCGGCAGGGTGCGGCTCAAGGACGCGGCCGCGGAGCTCGGCGTCGCTCCGTCTACCGCCCACCGGCTGTTCGCCATGCTGGTCTACCGCGGCTTCGCCGTCCAGGACGAGACCAAACAGTACCTGCCCGGCCCCTCGCTGGACGCCGCCCCGGCGGGGGTCAGCTGGACCACGCAGCTCCGCCGGGTCTGCCAGCCGCACCTGGAACTGCTCGCCTCGCGCGTGAACGAGACCGTCAACCTCATGATCCGGGTGGGCAGCCAGGCCCGGTTCCTCAGCACGGTCGAGGGCACCAACATCCTCCGAATCGGCGACCGCCAGGGGGCCGTCCTGCCGGCCCGGAGCGCCTCCGGGGGCAAGGCCATGCTCGCGGAACTGGAGCCGGCCCAGCTGCATCAGCTCTTCCGCCCCAACAGCTCGGGCACTGGCGGCGCCGGCGAGATCATCCCCGACGTCGAGCACCCGGGCTTCCTCCGGGAGCTCGAGGCGATCAGGCAGAACGGCTTCGCCGCCAACTTCGAAGGCACGGAGGAAGGCGTGAGCGCGCTGGGCGTGGCTATCCACAACGGCGCGGGCGAGGCGCTCGGCGCGGTCAGCGTCGCCGTCCCGGCCACCCGCTTCCGGCAGGTCTTCGACAACGGGCTGCCCCAGGAGGTGCTGCGCTGGCGGCAGGAACTCGAGCTGGACCTGAAGTCCTTCCTCGTCCCCGATGACGGGCCTGCAGCATAGTGCCCCGTCAGGTCCCCGGCACGGCCTCCGGCCCGCGGTGCGACCGCAGCGCCGAGATGACGGCGTAGGTCAGCCGGACGCCGGAAAACAGCGTGCGGACGCCGAAGAGCATGGTGATGCCCAGCAGCGTCAGCAGCGGCAGGAGCAGCGCCAGGACCGCCAGCGCCGCGTCGAGGAGACCCAGCAGCAGCACCGTCCGCCGTTCAGCCCCCGCTACCCGGGGCAGCAGGGACAGGTGGCTGACGGCGCCGGCGGCGAGCGCGCACACCCCGATCGCCACCAGGGCGGCCACCTGCGCGCCCGGCCAGGCCGCTATCAGCACGCCGGCCAGGATCCAGGCGATCGCCACCAGCGGCGGCATGAGCCGCCGCGGCGAGCGCGGAACGGCCGCAAGGTCCGCCAGGCCCGAGAGCGCCAGCCCCAGGCCGATCGACAGCGAGTAGTGGCTTAGCGAGGCCACCGGGTTGAGGATCAGGAACACGCCCAGTCCGCTGGCGAACAATCCCAGCGCCAGCAGTACCCACCACGGCGCGCCCTGCAGAAGCCGCGCCACGAGGCTCGGCCAAGCCCGTAAGCGTTCCCCGATCGTCCTCCGCACGCCAGCCTCCTCGACCCCCCGGCCGAAGCCGGAACTACTTGGTGGTGCCGCTACCCTTCAGGGTACCCGCGCCGGTCCGGCCCGTCGCGGCCCGGACGCCACCCGCTTAGCGGGAGAGCTGCTCCCGGACCTTCTTGCGCAGCACCTTGCCCAGCATCGACTTGGGCAGCTCGTCCACCGGCACGATCCGGCGCGGGACCTTGTACGCCGCCAGCCGCCCGCGGCAGTACTCGCGCAGGGCACCCTCGTCGATGGTGGCCTGGGGACGGAGCACGACGGCGGCCGTCACGTCCTCGCCGCCGGCCGCCCTGGGCAGCCCCACTGCGGCGGCTTCGATCACGTCCGGATGCGAACGCAGCGCATCCTCCACCTCGGAAGGCGAGACGTTGAAGCCGCCGGTGATGATCAGTTCCTTCTTGCGGTCCACAATCGTTGCGTTGTGGTCCGCGTCAACGGTGACGATATCGCCGGTGCGCAGCCATCCACCGTCGAGCAGGGTGGCCGCCGTCTCCTCCGGCTTGCCCCAGTAACCCTGGAAAACCTGCGGCCCGCGGATCAGCAGTTCCCCCGGCTGGCCCGGCTCGACGTCGTTCCCGGGGTGTTCCGGATCCACCACCCGCATTTCCGTGCTCGGGAACGGGACCCCGATGGTGCCGTTCCGCCGGGTGTCGGCGAACGGATTGCCCAGCGCCACGGGCGAGGTCTCGGTCATGCCGTAGCCCTCGACCAGCAGCCCGCCGGCGGTGCTTTCCCAGAGGTCCACGGTCTCCTGCGTCAGGTTCATGGCCCCCGAGATGGCGAAGCGGACCGAACTGATGTCCACGCCGCGCTTCCGTGCCTCGGTGGCGGTGCGGTCGTAGATCGGCGGGACGGCGCAGAAGATGGTCGGCGGGTGCTTCTTCGCCGCCGCCAGCACCAGGTCCACGTCGAACTTGGGGAACAGCACAATGCGCGAGCCGGCCAGGATCCCGAAGGTCAGGTGCAGCGTCATGCCGAAGGCGTGGAACATCGGCAGCACCGCATACATCACCTCCTTGCCCTCCCGGGCGCCGTGCATCCACACCCGGCCCTGCTCGGCGTTGGCCCGCAGGTTCAGGTGGGTGAGCATGGCGCCCTTGGGATGGCCGGTGGTGCCGGACGTGTATTGGATGGCGGCGAGGTCCCCGACCCGTGGCTGCGGGTAGGCCCGCGGCAGCGGCTTGTTCCGCAGCAGCTTCTCCCACGGGACCGTGTGCCTGACGACGGCGGTCAGTGCCTTGCGCGCGTTCCGCGCCTTGGGCACGGGCAGCTTGAGCGCCAACCGCTTGGAGCGCGGCATGGCACGGATGATGTCGACGGAGACGATGGTGTCCACCGCGATGTCCCGCGGGAAGCCCTGGATCTTCTCCACCACGTTGTTCCACACGATCGCCACGGTGGCGCCGTGGTCTTCGAACTGGTGGCGCAGTTCCCGCTCGGTATAGAGGGGGTTGTGCTCAACAACGACGGCGCCGAGCCGGAGTACCGCATAAAAGGCCACCACGTGCTGCGGACAGTTGGGCAGGATCAGGGCCACCCGGTGGCCCGGTCCCACGCCCAACCGGCGCAGCCCCTCGGCCGCCCGCTCCACCTGGTCGCCGAGCTCCCGGTAGCTGGTGGCGGCGCCGAAGAAGTCCAGCGCGGTCTTGCGGCCGAACCGTCGGGCGGACGCGGCCAGCATCTCCGGCAGGGAATCGGCGGGAGTCTCGATATCGGCGGGGACGCCCGGCTGGTAGTTCTTCAACCACGGCCGGGTGGCTGTGCTCGCTGTGCCTTCGTTGCTTTCGACGGCGGACATGGCTCGGGTACGGTCCTCTCGCTTGGCTGTGGCCAGTCTACGAGGGACAGCCGGGCTGCGAGGCACGATACCCGGTTTTGGTGCTCAGGCGCCCGTGGGGGCGGGGGCGGCCGTCAGCCCCGCCAGCGCCAGCATGCCGAAGGCGAGGGCGATCGCGGCCGGGGTCACCAGGGTGGATAACCGGACGGCGTGTTCCTTGCGCCAGTGCCACAGCGCCAGGACGCCCAGCGCCACGCCGTAGGCCAAGGCAACCAGCACCGCGACGGGCGCGCCGGCCTGCCAGAAATACGGCAGGCTGATAACCGCTGCGAGCCCCAGCTCGCCCGCGCCTGTCCAGCGCTGGGCCGCGGGCCCGGGCTCCTCGCCGTAGACAAACCACGGAAGGCGGAACAGGTTGCTGAACGCACTGCCCAGCAAGAAGGCGACGAATGCAATGTGCACCATCACCACCATGATCTCGAAGACTCCCTGACCATCGTTTGCCACCATCGTGCTGCCCTCTTCATCGCCTGCTCTTCCTTGATAGACAACCCGCGGCTCCCGCCGGCGGTTCCTCAGGCCGCGGCAGTGAGAGCAACACCACCCCCGGACAGCAGGAAGCCCCGCATCGATCGTGTCGATGCGGGGCTTCCCGGTGCTTCGAACGCAGCCGCAGGCTGCGGTCAGTCGGCCTTAGTTGGCCGGGAGCTGCAGAACCTGGTCCACGAAGATCAGGTTCGGGTTGCTGACGGTGTCGGCATTGGCAGCGTGCAGTGCCTGCCATCCACCCTCGATGCCGAGCTTGGAGGCGATGGTGTTCAGGGTATCGCCCGCCTGGACGGCGTAGGTCTCGCCGCTGACGGCAACCTCGGCCGGTGCCTCTGCCGGGGCCGGAGCCGGGGCTTCAGCCTGCACCGGAGCCGGAGCTTCGGCCTGCACCGGAGCCGGAGCCGGAGCCGGAGCCTCGGTCGGGACCTGGGCCACGTTCACCTCAACCGGTGCCTCTGCCGGGGCCGGAGCCGGGGCTCCGCCGCCGCCGGAGAGTCCCAGCTTGGCCGTGCATGCGGGCCAGGCGCCCCAGCCCTGAGTGGCCTGGACCTTCTCGGCTACAGCAATCTGCTCAGCCTTGCTGGCGTTCTCCGGGCTGCCGGTGCCACCAAAAGCGGCCCAGGTGCTGGGGGTGAACTGCAGTCCGCCCGAGAAGCCATTGCCGGTGTTGATGCTCCAGTCGCCGCCGCTCTCGCACTCTGCGAGGGCGTCCCAAGTGGCGGTGTCGGCGGCGTTGGCCGGCGCACCGACCATGGCAACGCCTGCACCCGTCAGGGCTACTGCAGCAAGTCCGCCACGCAGGGCACGGCTGAGGTTCTTGTTGTTCTTAGAGTTCACGATGCTCCGCAGGGCCACCTTCGCTCCATCCGTCCCCGGACTTCATTGCGCCACCGTCAACCGCTCGTAATCGAGGTCAATTCCGACGTCTGCCATGTTGACGGCGTATGGTGTGGGCAGCGTCGAGCATATTCGGTTTTTCAAGATTGGTTCGGCTGTTGTCGCCGAATCCCCTTTGTGCGGGTTTCACGATCCCCCGCTCGCGATGCAACGTTACCCCATCGTTATGGTGAGACCAAATCGTGATCTTCACCTTGGCGTGTCGCGCCAGCTTTCAGCGGCTAGCCTATGCAATTACGGGCCTGAAGCCAAACCGGGACGAGGGGAAGTACGCCATGGCGCCTAGCAGCAGCAAACGCTATTTCGGCATTCTTGTGCGGGCTGACAAGGACTTTCGCGCAAGCATGCCGGACTTATCCATCCCGTCGACTGTAGCGATGATCACCGGAAGGTCCGGCGCCTGCCCCGCCATCGGATCTGGCGTCGCATCCACGACGAGGGGCTCGAAATGTCACGGCGGGATCACGACGCAAGAAGGGCCGATAGACCCTATTCGGCAGGGCAGGCAGCGCACACCTTGGCCCGGAATGACGCCGATCATTGCGGCGGGACGGGCCGGCAATCACGGCGCCGGGCGGGGCTGCCCGACATTCCGCGCCGCCTTTTTGTCACATTTCTTAACACGGCTTTGCGGGAAGCACCCGTGAGGGCGGTTGCGGTCCTGTTGGCCGCCGGCGCCGGCAGCAGGCTCGCCCGCGGGCCGAAGGCGCTGCTCCCCTACCGGGGACGGACACTGGTCGAGCACCTGGCCGGTGAGCTGCGTGCGGGAGGTTGCGGCGACGTCGTTATTGTCCTGGGGGCCGGGGCTGACGATGTGCGCCGGCGGTGCCGGCTGGAAGACTACCGCGTGGTCCATAACCCCGACTGGGCCAGCGGCATGGGCTCGTCCTTCCGTCTAGGCGTGGCGGCGGCCGAGGGGGCGGAGGCCATCCTCGTGGCACTCGTGGACCAGCCGGATGTGAACGCCGTACTGGTCCGGCGGCTGCTGGAACGGCACCGGACCGGCCGCGTCACCGCCGCCGCATACCGGGCCGATGCAATCGCCGGCGGAAATCCCGACGGCGCAGCGGCCGGACACCACCCGGCCGTCCCTCAGGGGACGATCCAGGCGGCGGAGCCCAGGCTGCGGCGCGGGCACCCGCTGGTCTTCGACGCCCCGCTGGCCGTGGAGGCCGCAGCCGAGGCGGCCGGAGACGCGGGCGCCCGGAACTACCTGGGCAGGCATCCCGAGCTGATCGATCTCGTGGACTGCTCCGGCCTCGGCTCGGCCGGCGACGTGGACACGGAGGCGGACTTGCCCCTCCTGGACTAACCCGGCCCGGCGGGGTCAGGCATCCGCCCCCTGGAGCAGCTGCAGCCGGCTGAGCGTTCTGAAGTCGTCGGGACGCTCCGCCGTGTCCACGCGGAACTCCCGATAGTCCAGTTCTGACGTGAGGTAGGACGGCGTGTCGGAGTCGCAGAGGATATCCACCAGATTGCTGGGCGGGATCCAGTGTGAAGCCCGCCTCCGCCGCGGACCGGTCTATCGCCGTCGTTATGTCCCGCCTGACGCGGCGCCGCAAACTCACGCGACCCATTCTGCCGGATCAGCGTTTCACCACCGGCCCGAGGCCCGCGCAGCCCACCCGCCTCAGCACCTGCCTCCACACCGCACCCGCCCTGCTCGCCGTCCAGCCGCAGCGCCCGTCTTTACGCTTCAAGCTTTCCAAAGACGCAGGTCAGCGCGTTGCTTGAAAGGTAAAGCGGGGCAGCGAAGGCAGAAGCTGCACACCCGGGCGGCGCGGAGGCGGGCGAGCAGGGAAAGGGTCTACCGTCTGGACAACCCGAAGCGGCGCCTGGATCATCAGACGCCGCCCCGGGAGCTTATGTGACCGCTTACGAAGCGGGTTCGAGCTGCTCCGCTTCGCGCTCCGGGTCGGCGGCCGCGTCGCGGCGGCCTCCCAGTCCAAACCAGCTGAGCAGCGCGGCGGCCAGGGCCGCGACGGCCACCACGAGGAAGGCCTGGGTGAATCCGCTGCCCAGCGCCTCCATGGCAAACTGGCTGGCGGCGGAACCCGGTACGCCTTCGGGGAGGCTGTTGACCGCGATCGGTCCGCCGGCTTGCGCGATGCCCATGGCCGGACCGAGCTGGTCCGCCGGCAGGCCGGAGGTCTGCAGTGACGCCACGAGCTGGCCGCCGGCGGAGCTCAGGGCGATGGCTCCGACAAGCACGGGCCCCAGTGCGAAACCGAGGTCGCGCAGCAGGTTGGTGGTGGCGCTGGCCATGCCGGTCATTTCCCGCGGGACGGAGTTCACGGCGATCGCCGTCATCGGGCTCAGGGTGAAGGCGAAGCCGAGGCCGACCAGCAGGGACGGCAGGACGAACACGCTGACGTCACGGTTGGCCACGTCGGCCGTGGAGTTCATCAGCGCGCCGGCAGCCATGGCCAGGAAGCCGAAGGTCATCAGCCAGCGCGCCGGGACGCGGTGCTGCAGCCGGGAAAGCAAGGGAATCAGGAGGAACGCCGGGCCCTGCAGCAGCAGGAAGAGCAGCCCGAGGAACAGCGGATTCTGGTGCTGGACCGGGCCCAGCCACATGCTCGTGGAGAAGCAGGCGCCGAGGAAGGCGAACATGCCGACGACCGCGACGATAGACGAGACGGTGAACTGCCGGTTCAGGAACAGGCGCAGCTCGAGCAGCGGGGATTCCACGCGCAGTTCGATGGCGATGAAGGCGGCCAACAGGACGGCGCCAGCAATGAGGGAGCCGATGATGTGCGGGGCTGTCCAGCCGTCCTCCGGCCCCTGGACCAGCCCGAAGAGCACCAGGATCAGGCCCAGAGCGAAGGTGATCTGGCCCCAGAGATCCAGGCGGCGGCCCTCGGCGACCTTGGCCTCCGCGGAACGGAAGATAGTCAGGAGCATGGCGGCGACGCTCACCAGTGCCACCACAATGTAGGCCCCGCGCCACCAGCCGAAGCCGGCAAAGACGCCGCCGAGCAGCGGGGAGACGGCGGAGCCCGCGGAGAGGAAACCGGCCCAGATGGCGATGCCGCGCACCCGCTCCTGCATGGTCCGGGCCACGGAAGCGACCAGCGCCAGCGACGCCGGGAAGATCGCGCCCGCACCGAGGCCGTTCAGCGCCGACCCGATCCACATCGCCTGGATGCTCGGCGAGAATGCGCAGACCAGCGAACCGAGGACAACCAGCACGGCGCCGCCGAGCACCAGCTTGCGATGGCCGAACTTGTCGCCGAGCACGCCGAAGGTCAGCTCGAACACCACCACCGGAATCATGAACGCGGCGGTGATCCACGTCAGCTGCGAGCCGAAGGAATTGAAAGTCAGCTGGAATTCGCCGTTGAGCGCGCCCGGAAGGGCGTTGGCGACCTGCGCCACCATCACGGCCAGGGAAGCGGCTGCCAGGGTGCCCTTGGCTCGGGCGCTCCCCGGTCGGGCCGGCTTCGCGGACGGCGGGTAGGACTGGTCTGAGGACGTGAGTGTCCCGCGATCTTGGCTCATGAAGGTCTCCTTGTGGATGAACGAGATCGAACCGATGCTGGGCTGGCGGGTGCCATGGAGTCTTGCCCTCGGCCGGGACGACGTCGATCCCGGCGATCCGGGCCCTCAGGCAGTGAAGGTCTTTTTCGTAGTCGCGGTCACAGCCAGCTGTGATTCATGCAACAAGCATGCCGCTCACACGACACGCTGTCAAGTAAAACTTCAGCGAGAAAAGTGAGTGGTCTCAGTCACAGCTCCTCGGCTATCCTGAATGGCATGGCAACCCTTCGTGAAGCGCAAAAGCAGCAGACGCGCCAGCTGCTCCTGGACAAGGGTCTGGAGCTCTTCGAATCCAAGGGCTACCCGGCTACCACCATCGACGACATCGCCTCCGCGGCGGGCACAACGAGGACGACGTTCTACCTGCATTTTTCGTCCAAAGCGGAGCTCATGTCCGAATTGATCACCACGGTGGACCAGATCCTCACGACGGTGGACAACCCGCCCCTTTCGACCGTGGTTGAGCTGGGCCGGCGGGACCTGGTGCGTGCGTGGCTCGACAGCAAGTTCGACCAGTGGCAGGTCATCCGCCCCTACATTCTTGTCGCGCATCAGGCGGCGGCGGGAGAGCCCGAGGTCGCCGACAAGATCGAGTCCTGGTTCGAGGACGTCACGGCGTCGATGCGGGAAGGGCTAGACCGAGCCGGACGCTTCAGTCCCGAATCCCGCCGGGTCCGGTGCGTGCTTGCTTTCGGCCAGTTCGAGTTCCTCTCGCGCCGCTGGTTCCTCTCGGGCTGGACCTCGGACCGCGAGGTTTGCCTGGAGACGCTCACGGATTCCTGGTGCCATTTGCTGACGGATGCCGGCCAGGCTGCTGCGGGCTAGGGCCTTGGTCGTCTAGCTCAACCAGGCCGAAGGCGCCCGCGAACCAACCGAGATGCCTGAGCCAGCGCGCATCAGGGCCCGCAGGATGCGAGGATGAGGCGTGCCGGACTCAACGTTGCTCAACCTCGGACCGGCCAGCTGGGTCCTTCTCGCGGTGCTCCTGCTCGGCGCGGCAGCCGTCTGGCGTTTCGCGCTCTCCGGCGGCTTCCGCCATGTCTTCGCCGCCGGGATCAGGGCGCTGCTGCAGCTGGCACTGGTCGCGCTAATCATCTCCCGGGTCTCAGGGAACCCGCTCCTTGCCCTGCTCCTGGTCGCCGTGATGTTCGCCGTGGCCACCTGGACCTCGGGCCGTCGCGTGGCCCAAAAGGGACGCTGGTGGATGGCCGCCCTGCCAATTGCCGCGGGAGTGCTGCCGACGGGGCTGCTCATGTTCGCCAGCGGTGTCCTGCCTGCCGACGCCCTGGCCCTGATCGCCGTCCTGGGCCAGCAGATCGGCGGAGCCATGGCCACCACCACCGTGGCCGGCCGGCGTATCGAGGCCGA encodes:
- a CDS encoding exo-alpha-sialidase, with translation MANGATTLLAIGTKKGLWLATSQDRANWTLSEPHFLMNEVPSIGIDRRGGRTRLLVGARSEHWGPTVFHSDDLGATWTEPEQGAIRFAEEDGAALERIWQLYPDAEDRPGVVWAGCEPISVWKSTDGGEHFELNRSLWNHPDKEQWGAGFGGAAAHSVLPSPADPQTVHIAMSTGGVYRSTDGGQNWTARNHGISAYFMPDPNPEVGQCVHKIARDAGKPETLFAQNHHGVYRSDDNADTWVSIADGLPTDFGFVMLTHPRTSGTAWVVPIKADGERIPPEGHLAVHRTNDGGASWTRLSTGLPDSDFNAVLRDAAGVDQAEPAGVYFGTRGGSVYASADEGDVFVEVASHLPDVLCVRAATLS
- a CDS encoding MoaD/ThiS family protein, whose product is MAQQETQVVTVVVPSLLAKAMDDRRELQVGLDEPATVAGVLDRLAADYPVFGRRVRNELGDIRRYVNLYVDGEDIRGLDGIGTQLRPGQELLIIQSVAGG
- a CDS encoding ABC transporter substrate-binding protein — protein: MKRTLLTLMAGVSALGLAACGSGSPSGGEAPQGSESAPGGDLTKVTVGVIPIVDTAPLYLGDEKGFFKEEGLDLDIQTVAGGAAAIPAVVSGGFDFSFGNLVSVMVANDKGLDIKLVANGNSTSGDTQKDFSGVVVKDDSDIKSPKDLAGKTVSVNTLSNIGDTTIRSVVEADGGDPDSIKFVEVGFPDAPAALSNGQVDAAWILEPFLSKAVADGGRVVSYNFADFDPKLDISGYFTTGDKVSSDPELVAKFQSAMNKSLEYAQENPQEVRDIVGTYTKIEEADRAEMALPTFRKDFNMEAAQKLADAAVKYGTLSKEPDLESIFP
- a CDS encoding IclR family transcriptional regulator codes for the protein MQNTKVQRTKPTYAIEAVDNALQLLQLLRDLGRVRLKDAAAELGVAPSTAHRLFAMLVYRGFAVQDETKQYLPGPSLDAAPAGVSWTTQLRRVCQPHLELLASRVNETVNLMIRVGSQARFLSTVEGTNILRIGDRQGAVLPARSASGGKAMLAELEPAQLHQLFRPNSSGTGGAGEIIPDVEHPGFLRELEAIRQNGFAANFEGTEEGVSALGVAIHNGAGEALGAVSVAVPATRFRQVFDNGLPQEVLRWRQELELDLKSFLVPDDGPAA
- a CDS encoding DUF308 domain-containing protein, whose protein sequence is MRRTIGERLRAWPSLVARLLQGAPWWVLLALGLFASGLGVFLILNPVASLSHYSLSIGLGLALSGLADLAAVPRSPRRLMPPLVAIAWILAGVLIAAWPGAQVAALVAIGVCALAAGAVSHLSLLPRVAGAERRTVLLLGLLDAALAVLALLLPLLTLLGITMLFGVRTLFSGVRLTYAVISALRSHRGPEAVPGT
- a CDS encoding long-chain-fatty-acid--CoA ligase, which translates into the protein MSAVESNEGTASTATRPWLKNYQPGVPADIETPADSLPEMLAASARRFGRKTALDFFGAATSYRELGDQVERAAEGLRRLGVGPGHRVALILPNCPQHVVAFYAVLRLGAVVVEHNPLYTERELRHQFEDHGATVAIVWNNVVEKIQGFPRDIAVDTIVSVDIIRAMPRSKRLALKLPVPKARNARKALTAVVRHTVPWEKLLRNKPLPRAYPQPRVGDLAAIQYTSGTTGHPKGAMLTHLNLRANAEQGRVWMHGAREGKEVMYAVLPMFHAFGMTLHLTFGILAGSRIVLFPKFDVDLVLAAAKKHPPTIFCAVPPIYDRTATEARKRGVDISSVRFAISGAMNLTQETVDLWESTAGGLLVEGYGMTETSPVALGNPFADTRRNGTIGVPFPSTEMRVVDPEHPGNDVEPGQPGELLIRGPQVFQGYWGKPEETAATLLDGGWLRTGDIVTVDADHNATIVDRKKELIITGGFNVSPSEVEDALRSHPDVIEAAAVGLPRAAGGEDVTAAVVLRPQATIDEGALREYCRGRLAAYKVPRRIVPVDELPKSMLGKVLRKKVREQLSR
- a CDS encoding LysM peptidoglycan-binding domain-containing protein, translated to MVGAPANAADTATWDALAECESGGDWSINTGNGFSGGLQFTPSTWAAFGGTGSPENASKAEQIAVAEKVQATQGWGAWPACTAKLGLSGGGGAPAPAPAEAPVEVNVAQVPTEAPAPAPAPVQAEAPAPVQAEAPAPAPAEAPAEVAVSGETYAVQAGDTLNTIASKLGIEGGWQALHAANADTVSNPNLIFVDQVLQLPAN
- the nboR gene encoding nicotine blue oxidoreductase, whose translation is MRAVAVLLAAGAGSRLARGPKALLPYRGRTLVEHLAGELRAGGCGDVVIVLGAGADDVRRRCRLEDYRVVHNPDWASGMGSSFRLGVAAAEGAEAILVALVDQPDVNAVLVRRLLERHRTGRVTAAAYRADAIAGGNPDGAAAGHHPAVPQGTIQAAEPRLRRGHPLVFDAPLAVEAAAEAAGDAGARNYLGRHPELIDLVDCSGLGSAGDVDTEADLPLLD